A stretch of DNA from Halobacillus litoralis:
TCATCAACGCGTTTACCATTGATATACAGCTGATCCTCTCGAACAGCAATCTCATCCCCGCCGATTCCTATCACGCGCTTCACATAATCTTCTTCTTCATTTGCGTGAAAGACAATAACCTGCTGCCTTCCGATATCCCGCCAATCATAGACAGCTTTGTTGACCATTAATAAATTTCCGTCATAGAGCGTCGGCTCCATTGATTCGCCGTCTACAATATAGCTTGCGAATAAATAAGAGCGGAACACAAAAGCCAGCAACAGGGCGAATAATACCGTTCTGATCGCTCTTTTATATTTTTTCATTGTTTGCGCCTCCAGGTGTTATGCTACAAACATTTTACCCTTGCTGAGACAAACTTAATCCACACTCTGCGCTTTCTGTTCCGCCTTCATTTGTATTCTCTTTTCGATATACTTTCCAAGCACCCAGAAAAGCAGAATGCAAACGCCGACAACAATGGATTTCACTGGATTCTGCGCAAACGATGCAATGCTTGAACCTACATAGGCAATCGTAAAAATCATGACAGCTTTTCCTAAAAGGACGGCTAGAATAAATTGTTGTCTACTGACATGGGATAACCCAGAAACCACATTAATGATGGATGAAGGTGAAAAGGGAAAGCACATGAGCAAGAACAACGGTCCAAACCCATGCTCCTCCACCCACTTCGTCACTCTCTTCACTTGCTTCTGCCTTGTAATTTTCCTGAACAAACGCTTGTCCCCTAGTCGGCGAATAATAAAAAATACGCACAAAGATCCGAAAACAGCCCCAAGCCATGAATAAAGAAACCCTTTGAATAACCCATAAACGACAGCATTGGCTAAAACAAAGGCGACAAGTGGCAAAATCGGCAAAAACGCTTCAATAAGAGGAAATAGGATGCCCGGGATTGGCCCGAACCGCTCCAACCCTTCCAACTGCCTGATGATGTAATCAAATAATTGGTCATTCTCCGCTAAATGGCGCCATTGGTTGATTTTTTCAAACACTGAATCCATGATGCTGCTCCTTATGTACACTAGCGACCAGTGTATGCTTTTCTTTATTTTATCTGAAATTCCGCTCCATGCCTACCAGTATGTGAGCCCTTATCTAGCATTTCCCCTTCCTGCCATTTTCAACCTTTTTATAAAACTATCTTGCATACATTGGACCTTTCCGTGGTATAATACAAACTAGAACACTTGTTCGTATTCGGAGGAGAATGACATGAGGTATCTAAAACAAAACGAATTGGATCTCGCTTCCCGCTATTTGTTTTTATCTATGGCCATTACTGTAATCAGGCAGGATCGAAAACACATGGAACAAGGGAAATTCAAAATTAAGGAGCCGTACATGGAGATGCTCGGTAAAATGGAACTGGAAGCGCGAAAAGAGCGGAGAGAACTAAGAAAGCAAATGGACCAAATGAAGTTGCAGGTCGTTGAATCCGGCAGGAACGATTCCTTTACCTCTTTCCTTTTTTTGGCTCATGGATATGAGGAAAAGCGCAACTATTTCAATCCAGCCATCAGGAAAAAAGTGGAAAATATTTTGTTCGAGCTTATGAGAAGGTCTCAGCGATCCGTTCGACACGATGATCAGCAGCCACAGGTGTCGAATGGAACCGGTCCTCAAGAATGACGCGCAAATGGGCGGTTCGTTGAACTTGATTGGCGAACATACCATCAGAAACGGGAAGATTGACGGACATCCCGTTCGTAAATTGAACAGTCGTCGTTTTATTGGACTCTCCACGGTAGGAGCGGATATATTTGTGGGCGATCCAGGAGCAGTCTTTTCGTTTCGGGGAGATAATCGGGAAGAAATAAATGCCCATCGCTTCTGATATGACAATCGGGGGTTTGTGTGTGTAACCGGTCAGCTGCTTTGTGCCAGCGATCCGACCATCGAGGCTGCTTGCAAAGTAACGGCAGGAACGATCGATTAGATCACTTGGACATTTTGAAATGACAAAACGCTCATCCGTCTCCAAAACTTCCGTAACAGCTCGTCCATCCTCTCTGTTTTTGGCTATAAGAGCAATGGTCTGCGGATTAATCTCGTATTCTTTTCCATGAACATATGTCATCCACTACAACACCTCTTTCATTTCAAGTGGCGGCAGTCTGCACGTAGGTCGAATCTACCGCTCATATTCTTTAATTTACCAAATCAACCAACAAAAGTCTAAACATTCTTAAAAAATGTTTCATTTCGACGATTCTGCTATACTACAATTACACCTTTTCTTCTTTCTGCCCTTTGTTTCCTCTCTGCTCTTCACCACGACCAAAGTCAGGATTAAGTAATGTGAAGAAATCGAGTTCAGGCTGAACCGGTTGATCTTTCATTCGAAACACCTCTCAAGCAAAATTTCATTAAGGAGGAATACACATGTGGAGTCGAAAAAACAGGAAGCCGAAACTGGAGAAGAAGGATTTATCCATACATGATGTCCGAAAAGCCGTTCATGCTTATGCGGATGCCAAATCCAGCGATGTTCCACTAAGTGTGATCATCAACGAGGACCTTACCTTAGATTATGAACTTTTAGCTCCCTACTTAAAGGCTGTGCCCATTCAAAACTTCTACATGTCACGGGAAACCTATGAATTGTTTGAAGAACAGGACCGGGATCTTGCGCTGGATATCGATCTCGTTCAACATGCCGTCGATCAATATATGAAACAGACGCAGGAGCCTCCTATCATTGATGATGACCCATACAAACGGATAAGTTATTATAAGCTCGAAAATCATCATTTGTTACAACGAAGACCAGAACGTGACTTTTATCTCACAAAAGAAGAATTTATGATTACCTACAAAAAACCTGAATGATCATCGATCAGCCGTTCCTAAAGTCATCCCACCATCCACAACAATTTCCGTTCCCGTACAATAGGAACTGTCGTCAGAAGCAAGAAATGCAACAGCTTTAGCTATTTCCTGGGGCTGCCCAATTCTACCGAGCGGGATAGAATTATAAAAATCCGGTACCCCTTTTCCCTCTGTCGCCATCTCAGTCTCCACGCCGCCTGGGTGAACCATATTGACCCGAACTCCAGACGGACCGAGTTCAATAGCTGCTGCTTTCGACATAGCCACCACAGATGCTTTGGTTGCCGCGTATGCAGATGAATGTCTAATCGGAGCGAAAGAAGAAATGGACAAGTTATTCACGATGGAACCCGTGCCCTGTTTAATCATATAAGGAACAACTGCCTGCATTCCGAAGAATACCCCAAGCTGATTCACTTGGATCAATTGCTCATACTCCTCCGTTTTCATCTCTATAAAAGGCTTTCGGATTAAAAGACCGGCGTTATTCACAAGCACATTCAGCCGCCCGAATTTCTTGACGATCTCAGCTGTTGCAGCCAGCCATTCCTCATTCTTCGTTACATCTAATTGTACAGCAAGTGCTTCCGAAGATCCTGTAGATGCAACCACCTCTTCAGCAAGGTGGACATCCCGTCCTCCAAATGCCACCGATGCTCCAAGAGATAACAAATATTCTGCAATGACCTTTCCCTGTCCACGATTTGCACCAGTCACCAACACAACTTGACCATCTAACTTTCTCATCACACTTTAAGCTCCCTTCCATCCATCATTCCGTTATTTTAAACAACACAAGTAGCAAAGCTCATACTTTCAAATCCAAACCTCTGCCACACACAAGTTATTTAAGTAAGGGGCAGAATTGTGGAAGACTTAATTTCGAGACTTACTTTCGGAGGTTCGTTGCCCGGGTTGAGCGCCAGGGGGCTGGGAAGCTACTCGCTTTCCTGTGGGGGGTTCCTCGGACTTCGTCCTGCGGGATCTTGCCTATCTCCTTTCTCCCACGGGAGTCTCGCAGCTTCCCAACCATCCCTTTCAATGTAAGGGAGAAACGAACCCCTGTACCAATGGATGGTCTTCCACTATCCAACTGTTAAAGGTATAAGGCGCACTGGATCAAGCTCTCACGTGCTGTGGAGGTTTTATAAACCACTTCCCATAATCATACGATATGGCAAAGGGGCGGAGGGAAACGGTGAGACTCCTATGGGACGTGTGGGACAGGTGAGACCCCGGAAGGCGTAGCCTGAGGAGGCTCACCGCCCGCCCCATGGAAAGCGAACCTTTTCCCGGAGACCCCAGAACCACAAAACGTCTCGAAACTGAGTCTTCAAGAAAAGGGGGCTTATATTTAAAAGGCCAGACACAAAAAAAGTGCCCATGCTCGCGTGAGCATGGGCCAAAAGAGACGACTGGTTAACTTTTGAGTGAGGGAATAAATTGTTGGAAAAGATCTTTTGAGAGGAAAGACTTTTCCGTGACACTCATCAGTAAACAACGTTACTGACCTATTTATGACAACCAAATCATAAATAGTTATGAGATAAATAAGCATCACCGCTTATCTGTTTCTATTGTAATATATCCTAGGTCCAGCTTCACCGAAAAAAAGTTGCGGAGGTCCGCAAACTGGTGCGAATTTTCTAGTAAATGACATAGGACAACTTTAAAATCTAGTTATATTGGACGGATAATCCGATCCACCTCCTCTGTCAGTACCTCTTCTTCTTTTCAAATTGACGCTGTTGTGTTTCAAGATCAAGTAGATTTGCATGGGTCCCTTTCCTAATTCCCCTCACTTCTTGATGAGAAGATTGAATTTTCTTTTGAAAGAACCAATCCACAAGTAAGCCATCAAAAAAATAGTCGGCAATCGTCAAGCCATCAGATATATGAATATGAATATCATAATGATTGCCGAGGTTTTCAATTTCATTTGCGAATTTCCGCAAATATCTTTGTGCGGTATGGATGGCGGTGTCCGCATCATCCACTCGAGATCCGTAGCACATAACCACCTATCAAACATCTCGAAACTGAGTCTTCAAGTATACGGAGCTTTAGGTGGAAGAGAAAATTTAAAAAGCTCAAAGTCTATTCGACTTTGAGCTTGAATAGGATCTTAAACTTATTTAGAGTTCGTTAGTTGTTCCCGTAAATTTTTGCGAAGAATTTTCCCAGTTGTGTTTTTAGGAAGCTCCGACATAAATTCAATACGCGAAGGGACCTTATACTTCGCTAAATGATCACGGCAATATTCTTTTAGTTGGGTTTCTGTCAAAGTTGGGTTTTTAGATACGACAAAGCTTATGACTGTTTCACCCAGCTCAGGATCGGGTGCTCCTACGACCGCAACTTCAGTGACATCTTCGTGTTGGTACAATACTTCTTCTACTTCTCTCGGGTAGACATTATATCCTCCAACAAGGATCATATCTTTTTTTCGATCGACGATGTAAAAATATCCGTCTTCATCCTGTCGTGCCATGTCTCCTGTATATAACCACCCATCACGAATTGTGACTGCAGTCTCTTCAGGAAGTTTATAATATCCCTTCATGACGTTCGGACCTTTAACAATCAATTCGCCTACCTCACCAGCAGGCAGCTCTTCACCAAGTTCATCCACCACTTTATTTTCTACATTTTTTATATTTTGCCCGATGGATCCTGCTTTTCTTGGTCGATCCAGGGGATTGAAAGCTGTAACAGGTGAGGCTTCGGAGAGTCCGTAGCCTTCTGAAACACGTACGTTGAACTGTTTTTTCGAATGATTCCAATAAAGCGACCGGCAAAGAGGAACCTCCAGAAATGCAGAGGCGCATGTAGCGGAACGTTGGCGCCTGTTCTTTACCTGTCTGTAATAAATAGTTATACATGGTCGGAACGCCGGCAAACACCGTTGCCTGGTGTTCTTCTGCCGTTGCAAATACTTCTTGAGGAGAGAATTTAGGTACGATTAGTACGGTTCCGCCATTCATGACCGGTGCATTTAAGCAGACCGTCAAGCAGAAAACATGAAACATCGGTAACGTAGCAATCACACGATCCTCCGAGGTGAATTCCAGGTAATCCGCTACATCCGTCGCATTCGAGTATAAGTTTTGATGTGTGAGCATCGCTCCTTTTGGTTTCCCTGTCGTTCCAGAAGTGTAAAGAATAACTCCCACATCCTGATCATCGAGTGGAGGGGTTTCATAGTTTAAACGGCCTTCAGCGACAACACTTGTAAACGATTTCATTTTTCCGTTCAAAGAAGAAGTCTGCAAATCCACCCCTGTTCCGGTGTCTGCTACGAAATAGTGGCCGACATCAAGATCCTGGTCCATCACTTCAAATTTCTCGATCAGTACATCCATCGTGATGACAGCCTTAACGTCTCCATTTTTCAAAATGTAACTCATTTCATCAACGGTGTACGTAGGGTTAATCGGTATGACGGTTGCCCCTGCCCGGAGTGCTCCGTAAAGTCCGATCATGAACAAGGGACTGTTCCCACTCACAAGCGCCAGATGATCTCCTTTTTCATAACCTAGTTCAGACAACTTAGAAGCGAATTTAGTGACTGTTGCATCAAACTCTTGATAACTCACCCGCTGGCCTTGAAATATGTAGGCATCTTTAGCAGGATGACGCTGAGCCGTAAGCGACAGTTGTTCGCTTAGATTCATGTATGCTCCCCCTTAATTATGAATGAATAGTCATTCATTTTATTAATTTTCAATATAATTATAAAATACTGAAAACTTTTTAGCAACATTTGTCGCCATAAGGCACTTGGAGTGAAAAAAAGGAACGATCCTTAGATAGGACCGTTCCTTTTATTAATAGACCATATCAAGAAAGTCTTCTTTGCTGATTTTACCCAGATAGTGAGAAACATCCAAGTCACCTAGAGTTTCAGATATCGCCTGGCGTTCATACTTCGTACCAATTAATGTTTCTTCAATCTCATTGATGTCCCCAACACCAAAGAAATCACCAAAGATCTTCGCGTTCTGAATATGCCCTTTGGCTACATCCAGACGAATGTCATAACTTCCGGCACCTTCAATTCGCTTCGTATGCTGAATGTTGAATTTCGGGGACTTGCCGTAATTCCAATCCCAATTTTTATAGCGTTCTTCTGCGAGCTTGTAAATGTTATCCCAATCCTCTTGCGTCAATTTGTATTGAGGAACATCCTTCACATCTTCAACATCGAAAATATAGCGAAGGATCAAGTTCTTGAAATCTTCCATAGATATCTTTTCATCAAGGAATTCAGAGATATTCGCCACACGACTACGAATGGATTTTATCCCTTTCGACTTGATTTTCTCTGTTTTCACATTCAGCGCAGAAACAACGTTTTCGATCTCTGAGTCCAGCATTAATGTACCGTGACTGAACATGCGGCCTCGCGTGGAGAATTGAGCATTCCCTGAAATTTTCCGTCCATCTTCTGCAACAATATCATTACGTCCTGACAGCTCTGCGTTTACACCCAATTTTTTAAGTGCTTCTGTTACAGGTTTTGTGAATTTAGCGAAATCATGAAAACTGTCCCCGTCGTCCTTCGTAATGAAACTGAAGTTCAAGTTTCCGAGATCATGATATACCGCACCTCCGCCAGATAGACGACGAACGACATGGATGCCGTTCTCCTCTACATAGCTTGTATTGATTTCTTCCACCGTATTTTGGTTTTTACCAATGATGATGGAAGGTTCGTTGATATAGAACAGTAAGTAAGTGTCGTTGATATCAAGATTTTTTAATGCGTATTCTTCTATGGCCAAGTTAATGCGAGGATCATTGATCCCCTCATGGTCGATAAAAAGCATGCGTTTCATCCTTTCAGTCCGTATTGTCCATGTACCATTGTAATCGTTTAAGGGCGTGGAAACAATTCATTTACTCCATGTAAGCCCTTCATCCGCCAGTTGAATGGTTCCGCCGAAGATATCCTCCGCTTCCTGACGCAACTTCGTCAACTGGCCAAAGTGCGGCAGATGACTGAGCCACAAGTTTTTCACATTGGCCTCTTCAGCAATAGTGGCTGCTTCCGTACTCGTCATATGACCAGCTTTCATCCCCTCCATGCCTTTATAAAAGTTTGTATCTGTAATAAGAAGATCTGCATTTCTTGCAAATGTCGCCCACTCTTTAAAATAGCTTGTATCTGCTGTGTAAACCGCCGTGTCGTCACCATCAGAAATTCGCATACCATAACAAGGTACTGGGTGATTCGTTTTTTGGAATTGGATGGAGAAAGGCCCTACTTCCAACGTTTTATCGGGATCATAAGCTATTCCCTTGGTATATTGATGTGTTAGTGTTTCAAACTTCTTTTTCTCCTCTCTATGACCATAGATTGGAAGTGTTTCGTTTGTTTCTGCAAGGGTATTCTGAACAAGACAGGCATATTGAAGAGGCCCAATATCCGCAATATGGTCATGGTGATAATGAGAAAGAACGACCGCATCAAGTTCCTCTACCTTCTTAAACTGTTGCAACCTGGATAACACACCACTCCCACAGTCGATAAGCATCGAAAAACCATCTTTTTCAAATAAATAGCCAGAAGTAGCACTACCCGCTGCAGGATAAGCTCCCCAATAACCGATAATTGTCACTTTCATTTTCATCACTCCTAAAACTTTTTGCCTAATTGTATATTGTTTTATAACAGATGGTTGATTTCTGAATATTGTTATAATACAATGGTTTTACATTAAAAATTAATTGGAGGCGATTTACAGATGATGAGTGTTCTTGAGTTCTTCCGTAACCTTCCGAAAAAGCACTGCTCCAACTGTGGAAATGTGATCCAGGAAAAAGCTGACTGCTATGGCAACATTTGCGACGAATGTGACCACCCGGCCCGCTAAGTCTAGTATTCCACAAAAAACATAACAAAGAACATCAGATTTGGAGCAGCTGTAAAAAGCTGCTATTTTTTTTGCCCATTTCTTCCCTCTTCCATAATAGCTCCCTATTTTTGAATACTCAGTTTCGAGACTTTTGTTGAGTGAATGGGGCTGCGAGACTCCCGTGGGAGAAAGGAGATAGGCGAGATCCCGGAGGGCTTTAGCACGAGGAAGCTCGGCACTCCCCCACAGGAAACCGAGTAGCTTCCCAGCCACCCCTGACGCTCAACATGGCAACTACCCCCGAGATATCTCGAAACTGAATCTTCTACAATCCTGCCATATATCGAAATAACCCAACAAAAAAACTATCCATCCGGCAGGCAGTGCTACTGGATGGATAGTTTTTTTCGTTTTGTAGAATTTCTTACAAGCAGCTGATGAGGATAAACATATCTGTTCGGGGCAAGGGCCCCGGGATGTAATAGTTGTTGGATTAACACTTCAACCGTTTTATCGGCCATTTGTTTTACTGGTTGTTCAACCGTTGTCACAGAAGGAACCATCAATAAAGAAATCATCTGGTTATCAAAGCCTACGACGGCTAAATCATCAGGAATTATCCAATCGGAAGAGGAAGACGCTTCATAAATTAAACCAGCCGCAACCTCGTCGGATCCAGTAAACACCCCATCTACATGTGGAAGCTCATCTTTAATCATATGGAAGACCTTCTGGCCATCACTAACGTCCATGGCCCAGTCAATGGCTAATTCCTCTTGATAAGGAACTCCGTGTTCAGACAAAGCTTCGATAAAACCTTCTTTCCGTTTTTTTGCCAAGTGGCTTTCCGGACCGCCGCTTACATAGGATATGTGTGTACACCCCTGTTCCAACAAGTGAAGGGTTGCTTCGTATGCCGCTTGCTTGTGGTCCATATGAATCATTGGAATACTGGACTCGTCCATATATTCATTGCAAAAGACAATGGGTCCACACTCTAAAAAGGATTTAACATCCTCCCATTCATTAACAAGGGAAGCCATAATGACACCATCCACTTGCTTCGTCTTTAATAATTGTAGATAATCCATTTCTTTTTTCTTGGAATCATGTGTTTGACAGACGATTACTTGATATCCCCACTCGGAAGCCTTTTCCTCCATCGCCTCTATCAAATTACCGAAAAAAGGGTTCGTCAGTCGTGGCAAGAGAACGGCAATCGTCTCCGTTTTTTGACTTCGAAGACGACGGGCGGAAGAATTGGGGACATATCCAAGGTCGTTCATGGCTTGAATGATTCGCTGTCTTTTTTCATCTGTCACGTAAGGCTGATCATTGATGACTCGGGAGACCGTTGTCCTCGATAATCCAGCCAGTTTCGCTACATCTTCAATCGTAGCCATACTTACTCCCCCTTGATGCTTTCTTGAAAACGTTTCCAATTTTAATCATACTAATCATTCGTGTTTCTTGCAAGCCCTTTCATATATTGAGATAGATTTTACTACCAACTCCAACCCTTGCAATTAATCTTGAAAACACATATTAACCTTACACCTTAAATAAAATGAAAATAGGAAAAAATAGGGAGTTGGTTCACCTGAAAAAAGTTCTGATCATCGCTGATCCTGGTGTGGATGATGCGTTTGCCATTATGTATGCCCTTTTACATCCAGGAATTGATGTTGTAGGTATCGTCGCAGAATATGGGAACGTGCGTCAGGAAATCGCCTTAAGAAACACCGCCTACTTGCTACAATTGGCTAATAAAACTAATATTCCAATTATTAAAGGTGCGGATAAACCACTGACAGGCACAGAGCCAGAGTTTTTCTATGATATCCATGGAGCCCACGGCCTCGGAGAAATCATCCCAACCGTTCAGACACCTGACCATAATCGTTTCCAGAGAGTTTACGAACTCATCCATACATATGGGAAAGATTTAACCATAATAAACCTCTCTCGATTAACCTCTCTCGCTCTTACCTATATTCAATCTGAAAGTAATATCCATACAGCTGGGGATGTCTATGTCATGGGGGGTGCCTTCTTCGTACCTGGTAATCGTACTCCAGTAGCAGAAGCAAATGTATATGGAGACCCTCAAGCCGCTAAAATCGTAGCTGCTCATGGAGAAAATGTCACCTTTGTCCCATTGAATATCAGTAACCGTGCAGTCATTCCCCTGGATACGGTAAAGAAAGTCGCAGCAGAAAACGATACACCTTTTTCAAAAATCATTTATCCCATCATGAATTACTACAGTACCCAGTATGAATCCATCATTCATGGAATTGATGGCGCTCCTCTTCATGATGTGACTTTATTCTCCTATTTAATGAATCCTAAAGATTATAAGATTGTAGAGCGGCAAGTAAGTGTGAATGCCATCGGTCCATCTAAAGGACTCACCTATGCTGACTTCCGACCCGCACCTGATTATATAGAAGGCTATCCCATGCACAATATTATTATAGACTTCGATCGAGAAGCCTTCATCGAAGACTTTATCAGAATCATGACAGCTAACTAGTTTATAAAAAAGGAAGCACTCCTAAGAATGCTTCCTTTTTAATGATAGAGAAAGTTTATGACATTTTGAACGGCTGTTTCTCCCTGGTCGATGC
This window harbors:
- the lepB gene encoding signal peptidase I, with the protein product MKKYKRAIRTVLFALLLAFVFRSYLFASYIVDGESMEPTLYDGNLLMVNKAVYDWRDIGRQQVIVFHANEEEDYVKRVIGIGGDEIAVREDQLYINGKRVDESYLDPLRPNDGLPFTEDFTLEEVTGHQKVPEGHLFVMGDNRRDSLDSRYFGFVPADTVVGKVDVRYWPMNQLGVQF
- a CDS encoding TVP38/TMEM64 family protein; protein product: MDSVFEKINQWRHLAENDQLFDYIIRQLEGLERFGPIPGILFPLIEAFLPILPLVAFVLANAVVYGLFKGFLYSWLGAVFGSLCVFFIIRRLGDKRLFRKITRQKQVKRVTKWVEEHGFGPLFLLMCFPFSPSSIINVVSGLSHVSRQQFILAVLLGKAVMIFTIAYVGSSIASFAQNPVKSIVVGVCILLFWVLGKYIEKRIQMKAEQKAQSVD
- a CDS encoding competence protein ComK, with amino-acid sequence MTYVHGKEYEINPQTIALIAKNREDGRAVTEVLETDERFVISKCPSDLIDRSCRYFASSLDGRIAGTKQLTGYTHKPPIVISEAMGIYFFPIISPKRKDCSWIAHKYIRSYRGESNKTTTVQFTNGMSVNLPVSDGMFANQVQRTAHLRVILEDRFHSTPVAADHRVERIAETFS
- a CDS encoding DUF3939 domain-containing protein, with product MWSRKNRKPKLEKKDLSIHDVRKAVHAYADAKSSDVPLSVIINEDLTLDYELLAPYLKAVPIQNFYMSRETYELFEEQDRDLALDIDLVQHAVDQYMKQTQEPPIIDDDPYKRISYYKLENHHLLQRRPERDFYLTKEEFMITYKKPE
- a CDS encoding SDR family NAD(P)-dependent oxidoreductase; this translates as MRKLDGQVVLVTGANRGQGKVIAEYLLSLGASVAFGGRDVHLAEEVVASTGSSEALAVQLDVTKNEEWLAATAEIVKKFGRLNVLVNNAGLLIRKPFIEMKTEEYEQLIQVNQLGVFFGMQAVVPYMIKQGTGSIVNNLSISSFAPIRHSSAYAATKASVVAMSKAAAIELGPSGVRVNMVHPGGVETEMATEGKGVPDFYNSIPLGRIGQPQEIAKAVAFLASDDSSYCTGTEIVVDGGMTLGTADR
- a CDS encoding lipoate--protein ligase, producing the protein MLFIDHEGINDPRINLAIEEYALKNLDINDTYLLFYINEPSIIIGKNQNTVEEINTSYVEENGIHVVRRLSGGGAVYHDLGNLNFSFITKDDGDSFHDFAKFTKPVTEALKKLGVNAELSGRNDIVAEDGRKISGNAQFSTRGRMFSHGTLMLDSEIENVVSALNVKTEKIKSKGIKSIRSRVANISEFLDEKISMEDFKNLILRYIFDVEDVKDVPQYKLTQEDWDNIYKLAEERYKNWDWNYGKSPKFNIQHTKRIEGAGSYDIRLDVAKGHIQNAKIFGDFFGVGDINEIEETLIGTKYERQAISETLGDLDVSHYLGKISKEDFLDMVY
- a CDS encoding MBL fold metallo-hydrolase, whose product is MKVTIIGYWGAYPAAGSATSGYLFEKDGFSMLIDCGSGVLSRLQQFKKVEELDAVVLSHYHHDHIADIGPLQYACLVQNTLAETNETLPIYGHREEKKKFETLTHQYTKGIAYDPDKTLEVGPFSIQFQKTNHPVPCYGMRISDGDDTAVYTADTSYFKEWATFARNADLLITDTNFYKGMEGMKAGHMTSTEAATIAEEANVKNLWLSHLPHFGQLTKLRQEAEDIFGGTIQLADEGLTWSK
- the yhfH gene encoding protein YhfH; translation: MMSVLEFFRNLPKKHCSNCGNVIQEKADCYGNICDECDHPAR
- a CDS encoding LacI family DNA-binding transcriptional regulator; its protein translation is MATIEDVAKLAGLSRTTVSRVINDQPYVTDEKRQRIIQAMNDLGYVPNSSARRLRSQKTETIAVLLPRLTNPFFGNLIEAMEEKASEWGYQVIVCQTHDSKKKEMDYLQLLKTKQVDGVIMASLVNEWEDVKSFLECGPIVFCNEYMDESSIPMIHMDHKQAAYEATLHLLEQGCTHISYVSGGPESHLAKKRKEGFIEALSEHGVPYQEELAIDWAMDVSDGQKVFHMIKDELPHVDGVFTGSDEVAAGLIYEASSSSDWIIPDDLAVVGFDNQMISLLMVPSVTTVEQPVKQMADKTVEVLIQQLLHPGALAPNRYVYPHQLLVRNSTKRKKLSIQ
- a CDS encoding nucleoside hydrolase, with translation MVHLKKVLIIADPGVDDAFAIMYALLHPGIDVVGIVAEYGNVRQEIALRNTAYLLQLANKTNIPIIKGADKPLTGTEPEFFYDIHGAHGLGEIIPTVQTPDHNRFQRVYELIHTYGKDLTIINLSRLTSLALTYIQSESNIHTAGDVYVMGGAFFVPGNRTPVAEANVYGDPQAAKIVAAHGENVTFVPLNISNRAVIPLDTVKKVAAENDTPFSKIIYPIMNYYSTQYESIIHGIDGAPLHDVTLFSYLMNPKDYKIVERQVSVNAIGPSKGLTYADFRPAPDYIEGYPMHNIIIDFDREAFIEDFIRIMTAN